A window of Halobacillus naozhouensis genomic DNA:
TTTATTTTTAGCGTCCAACACCCCGTATTAACATCTTCACAAGCAAGCGCTGTGCAATCCCCAAGGAGGACAAATTGGATAGTTGATGATTATTTTGATGGGGGTAAGCGAGTGGAACCGTGGATCGAGGAGCAAGTCGTTAAATATCATCGTACCTTAGAAGACTACTTCAAGGTAATAAAAGCTTCCGGATTTACAATAGAAGATATAAGTGAATGTGCACCAAAAAGAGGGCAGCTTACTAATGAAGGGGAGTATCAGCGACGGATGCGTATCCCTTTGTTCCTTATCATTGCCTGTCATAAATAAAGAGGCCCGCGGTAAACGGACCTCAACGGCGGAATTTCGTAATATTGCGCTGCATCACTTATAGAGATCGGGTCTGCGGTCCTGGAATATCGGAATTTGTTCCCGGATCGCCTCTACTCTAGAGAAATCAACTTCTACGATTAATATTTCTTCCTCCTCACCAGCTTCACCAACGACCGTCCCCCATGGATCAATCACGAGTGAATGGCCGCCAAATTCATTATTAGGATCAGCCCCCACACGATTGCAGGCAATGATGAAACACTGATTTTCGATAGCGCGGCTGATTAATAAGCTCCGCCAATGCTCAGTCCTTGGCTTTGGCCATTCTGCTGTAACAAACAATCCACGGGCTCCTTCAAGCATGTGCGTACGAATCCATTCTGGGAAGCGGATATCATAACAGATCACACCAGCTACAGGAGTATCGCCTAGTTGAAAAATCCCCTGTTGGTTCCCTGATCTTAAAAACTTTTCCTCATCCATCAGTCGGAACAAGTGGGCTTTTCGATACTTCAAACAGCGCTGACCTGATTCATTATAGACAACGAAAGTGTTGTAAAAATCCTCCCCATCACGTTCGGCAATAGAACCAGCGATCGTTACCTTATGTTGTTGCGCCAACTCCATCATTAATTGATGGGCGGGCCCGTCAAGTTCTTCTGCGATTTCATCAAAACGACTTAAATCATAACCTGTCGTCCACATCTCAGGAAGTAGAATGACTTCCCCGCCGTGGGTGGCTGCTTCTTCTATTTGTGTCCGTGCATGTTTTCGATTCAGTGCAGGATTACCAAAAGCGATATCCATTTGAATAATAGCCAAGTTTGTTGTCATCGTTTCACCTCTTTCTTTTCAGTGTACCAAAAATTCCTCAATATTTGTTCCCTTCCAGGAATTTATAAAAAAGTTGCGCGTGGATGAGCATACATAAAGATAGCCACATCCACGCGCAAGACACGTGCCAACATCGAATTACTCCACTACGATCGAGGGCATGTTTCAACGCCGAACGGCCCTGCGTTGTGCGGGTCACTTTGTGTTAAAAGCTTATAACCATGCTACAATAGTAGCATAATCTTTTAACAGGAGAGGGCGTAGGATCTATGTTTGAGCTGCTTTTGCCGATGCTTGA
This region includes:
- a CDS encoding carbon-nitrogen family hydrolase, coding for MTTNLAIIQMDIAFGNPALNRKHARTQIEEAATHGGEVILLPEMWTTGYDLSRFDEIAEELDGPAHQLMMELAQQHKVTIAGSIAERDGEDFYNTFVVYNESGQRCLKYRKAHLFRLMDEEKFLRSGNQQGIFQLGDTPVAGVICYDIRFPEWIRTHMLEGARGLFVTAEWPKPRTEHWRSLLISRAIENQCFIIACNRVGADPNNEFGGHSLVIDPWGTVVGEAGEEEEILIVEVDFSRVEAIREQIPIFQDRRPDLYK